One part of the Hydra vulgaris chromosome 01, alternate assembly HydraT2T_AEP genome encodes these proteins:
- the LOC136074683 gene encoding zinc finger MYM-type protein 1-like — translation MKRTYPSGASKLKISKVKKAALQKGRQTLFDVGITNTPKTSDALYTSSTNAGSIEKLATFEDCQISGSDNTSTSITSSNGPALLQPFDIGEFETENFSPSQLEKFVMAGHIPFPRDMPKDNGNHIFPMLVLKSRMPNGESFSRDWLVFSLAKTALFCFPCRLFLPRNQLPHMTSSLAMIGGWGYEKKWKNLISRIPEHEHWKIHKQCYIQWRELEARMKTDQSIEHLMNRQILNEADTWRKILERILDVILFLGERGLAIRGKSDLIGDSHNGNFLGLLELISHYDPILKEHVIKVKQSQDKGQRLQAHYLSNRSQNEFIGLCAAEGRRQIIEECKSAKYFSIMVDATPDVSHTEQSSFVIRYVHEKEPGKFLIEERFLIFADCANKTGSDIAELILETLETLKICFEDCCGQGYDNGVNMSGKYKGVQAILQKKNPLSVFSPCGCHSLNLCGQNAASSCTDAETFFGTVQTVYTIFSASPQRWEILQKRLHGVSLHGQSGTRWTERLDSIRPFYNHLSQIIESLKEVKCLNLTPKAKTEIRGALKYMSSFKCVLMSGIWLKVLTLIDRCNQVIQARNATTDIEVENIEALISQLKSVWEEWPTILEEAKLVADVAKISSEFPIHRKVKRKSFFGKQIKGDEQITELTEAESGEEATFRRTFFYHIFDSVMGGLTARFTAIQEILSIFSFLWKYQKLSEAEIKSACSHFSQKYSCDVTENELTEELLHIKQIHTANFGKETLAPFDLLDKISEMKLGELFRNIVIALRIFASIPVTVASRERSFSKLKLIKNFLRSTMGQERTSDLAILSIE, via the exons atgaaacgcACGTATCCATCTGGTGcatcaaagttaaaaatcagtaaagtaaaaaaagcgGCTCTACAAAAAGGAAGGCAAACATTATTTGATGTTGGAATTACAAATACTCCTAAAACATCAGATGCCCTTTACACTAGCTCAACGAA TGCTGGCAGTATAGAGAAATTAGCCACTTTTGAAGACTGTCAAATTAGTGGTAGTGATAATACTTCTACAAGTATCACTAGCAGTAATGGACCAGCATTGTTGCAGCCATTTGACATTGGTGAATTTGAAACAGAAAATTTCTCCCCTTCTCAGCTGGAAAAGTTTGTCATGGCTGGTCACATTCCTTTCCCACGGGATATGCCAAAAGATAATGGAAATCACATATTTCCAATGTTAGTTTTGAAAAGCAGAATGCCGAATGGGGAATCCTTCTCGCGGGATTGGCTTGTATTTAGCCTAGCAAAGACAGCATTGTTTTGTTTTCCATGCCGATTATTTTTACCTAGAAATCAACTTCCACACATGACTTCATCCCTTGCAATGATTGGAGGATGGGGATATGAAAAGAAGTGGAAGAATCTCATCAGTCGAATTCCTGAACATGAGCATTGGAAAATCCATAAACAATGCTACATTCAGTGGCGTGAATTGGAAGCTCGAATGAAAACTGATCAGTCAATTGAACATTTGATGAATCGCCAAATTCTCAATGAAGCTGACACCTGGAGAAAAATCTTGGAACGAATCTTGGATGTGATTCTGTTTCTTGGTGAACGTGGATTGGCTATTCGTGGAAAATCTGACCTAATTGGAGATTCTCATAATGGAAATTTCTTAGGATTGCTGGAACTGATTTCGCATTATGACCCAATTCTTAAGGAACATGtgataaaagttaaacaatCACAGGACAAGGGTCAACGTCTTCAGGCGCATTACTTGTCAAATCGTTCTCAAAATGAATTCATTGGCCTTTGTGCAGCTGAGGGTCGCAGGCAAATTATAGAAGAGTGCAAGTCTGCaaagtatttttcaattatgGTTGATGCCACTCCTGATGTGAGCCATACTGAACAAAGTTCGTTTGTCATTCGATATGTACATGAAAAAGAACctggaaaatttttaattgaagagCGGTTTTTGATCTTTGCAGATTGTGCCAATAAGACTGGATCTGATATTGCGGAATTAATTCTGGAAACTttggaaacattaaaaatttgttttgaagaCTGCTGTGGCCAAGGCTATGACAATGGAGTCAACATGTCAGGAAAATATAAGGGTGTTCAAGCAATCCTACAAAAGAAGAACCCATTGTCTGTATTCTCACCCTGTGGTTGTCATTCATTGAATTTGTGTGGACAAAATGCTGCCTCAAGCTGTACAGATGCTGAGACTTTCTTTGGAACTGTTCAAACCGTATATACGATCTTTTCTGCTAGTCCGCAACGCTGGGAAATATTGCAAAAGAGACTTCACGGTGTGTCTTTGCATGGACAATCAGGAACACGATGGACTGAGAGACTTGACAGCATTCGCCCTTTCTATAATCACTTGAGCCAAATCATTGAATCTTTGAAAGAAGTTAAGTGCTTGAATCTCACGCCTAAAGCAAAAACTGAGATTAGAGGTGCCCTAAAATATATGAGCTCCTTCAAATGTGTTCTCATGTCTGGAATTTGGCTGAAAGTTCTCACATTGATTGACCGCTGCAACCAGGTCATTCAGGCAAGAAATGCAACTACTGATATTGAGGTGGAAAATATTGAAGCATTGATTAGTCAACTCAAATCTGTTTGGGAGGAATGGCCTACAATTTTAGAAGAAGCCAAGTTAGTTGCAGATGTTGCAAAAATCAGTTCTGAATTTCCGATCCACAGAAAAGTGAAAcgcaaaagtttttttgggaAGCAAATTAAAGGTGATGAACAAATTACGGAATTAACAGAAGCAGAATCAGGAGAGGAGGCAACATTTCGGAGAACgtttttttatcacatttttgaTTCTGTAATGGGTGGACTTACTGCACGTTTCACAGCAATTCAAGAAATCCTTTCTATATTCTCTTTTTTGTGGAAGTATCAAAAACTGTCTGAAGCAGAAATCAAGAGTGCTTGCTCACATTTTTCGCAAAAATATTCTTGTGATGTGACCGAAAATGAACTGACTGAAGAATTGCTTCACATAAAACAAATTCATACTGCAAATTTTGGAAAGGAAACTCTTGCCCCATTTGACTTATTAGACAAAATTTCTGAAATGAAGCTTGGAGAACTCTTTAGAAATATAGTAATTGCATTGCGTATTTTTGCTTCAATTCCAGTGACAGTGGCTTCAAGAGAGCGTTCATTCAGTAAATTGAAGCTCATCAAGAATTTTTTGCGCTCAACTATGGGACAAGAACGAACAAGTGACCTCGCCATTTTGAGTATCGA gtaa